The following are encoded in a window of Oncorhynchus keta strain PuntledgeMale-10-30-2019 chromosome 10, Oket_V2, whole genome shotgun sequence genomic DNA:
- the LOC118388467 gene encoding ubiquitin thioesterase OTU1, translating to MLRLRCKTKNGSHIMQGLTHQSCVQELKSKVEELTGIPCDVQKIMVGYPPSSLDLRNGDAHLKDYPIKSGDTLIVEEEEKNKMKTQTTNSAVTKGPRLESPPVLARRVVPADNSCLFTSVSYVVEGGVYDPACAPEMRGLIAQIVSSDPTAYSEAVLGKTNEEYCTWIRRDDTWGGAIEVSILSKFYQCEICVVDTQTVRVDRFGEDAGYHKRVLLIYDGIHYDPLQKETPSSDTPPQTIFSTTDDIILAQALELADEARRKRQFTDINRFALRCMVCQTGLVGQKEAREHAKETGHTNFGEV from the exons ATGTTGCGTCTGCGTTGCAAAACCAAAAATGGGAGCCACATTATGCAGGGCCTGACCCATCAGTCCTGTGTGCAGGAGCTGAAGAGCAAGGTAGAGGAGCTGACTGGTATCCCCTGTGATGTACAGAAGATCATGGTTGGTTACCCTCCCTCTAGCTTGGACCTCCGAAACGGAGATGCTCACCTCAAGGACTACCCCATCAAATCAG GAGACACTCTCATTgttgaggaggaagagaagaacaAGATGAAGACCCAGACAACCAATTCAGCTGTAACCAAGGGACCCCGTCTGGAGTCTCCCCCTGTGCTGGCCAGAAGGGTCGTTCCAGCAGACAACTCCTGTCTGTTCACCAGTGTCTCCTATGTGGTGGAGGGTGGGGTATACGACCCAGCGTGTGCCCCCGAGATGCGAGGCCTCATCGCCCAGATCGTGTCGAGTGACCCAACGGCTTACTCTGAGGCGGTTTTGGGAAAGACCAACGAGGAGTACTGCACCTGGATCCGACGTGACGACACCTGGGGCGGAGCTATAGAGGTGTCCATCCTGTCCAAATTCTACCAGTGTGAGATCTGTGTAGTGGACACGCAGACAGTGCGTGTGGATAGATTTGGTGAGGACGCTGGCTACCACAAACGTGTGCTGCTCATCTACGACGGCATCCACTACGACCCACTGCAGAAAGAAACGCCTAGTTCCGACACGCCGCCCCAGACCATCTTCTCCACCACAGATGACATCATCCTGGCCCAGGCCCTGGAGCTAGCAGATGAGGCGCGAAGGAAGCGGCAGTTTACGGACATCAACCGCTTTGCCTTACGCTGTATGGTGTGTCAGACAGGCCTAGTAGGACAGAAGGAGGCCCGGGAACATGCCAAGGAGACGGGCCACACcaactttggagaggtgtga
- the LOC118388469 gene encoding specifically androgen-regulated gene protein-like, translating to MPKSDTWPGGVAIETMTGMESAGSCDSVISMNSGFSDDSFEHLSAEERACLMFLEETIESLETEEDSGLSNDEPDRLPTPGNVATKMANLSASMGQNKLNNVSTYPREQNGYLVPTPFILANSTSCILPKARPGIPQDKENSLSKPQVTALDNMPCQGNHPCLPPEVNVVVIPPLSKLKDYPGQRPPTSPRGPLSYEALVQLRKSASMKRTPQSPTAETRDWNRQPSASDIPIHPHHGSTPRGCSVTPAQGILPREPSKHKASPPVVFPKPPKIPSHIAVNTQRDTANPTTASSAPSLGSLPRDRRLSDPQKVRNDALQKLGLLRDNNESQPEHVTPLCTPKSHSSLELTSARVGVKAPPHGNPTRSQPSTTSQGPRESNSRPVKSSSSFLHRSSEEQPTAPLSHPSKPSGVKAATLELSGVGLGSYMAEHGIHPDPHSATLDSQREGGHCTPSALNKASEQVKTTPTAQPVSPHKTLHCPGFSVVMMPSMGEDRREALRKLGLLKD from the exons ATGCCTAAGAGTGACACATGGCCGGGTGGTGTCGCCATAGAGACAATGACTGGCATGGAGAGTGCAGGCAGCTGTGACAGTGTTATCAGCATGAACTCTGGATTT AGTGACGATAGCTTTGAACACCTGTCTGCTGAGGAGAGGGCATGTCTCATGTTCTTGGAAGAGACCATAGAGTCCCTAGAGACTGAGGAGGACAGTGGACTATCCAATGATGAGCCTGACCGCCTGCCCACCCCTGGCAATGTGGCCACCAAGATGGCCAACCTCTCTGCCTCCATGGGCCAAAACAAACTCAACA ATGTATCAACATATCCCAGAGAGCAGAACGGTTACCTGGTTCCTACTCCATTCATCCTGGCCAACAGCACCTCCTGCATCCTGCCAAAGGCTAGGCCAGGCATACCCCAAGATAAGGAGAACTCTCTCTCAAAGCCCCAGGTCACTGCCTTGGACAACATGCCATGTCAGGGCAACCACCCTTGTTTACCCCCTGAGGTCAATGTTGTTGTGATTCCCCCTCTGTCAAAGCTCAAAGACTACCCTGGTCAGAGACCACCTACTTCACCCAGAGGCCCTCTGTCCTATGAAGCCCTAGTGCAGCTGAGGAAGAGTGCCTCCATGAAGAGAACTCCTCAAAGTCCCACAGCTGAGACCAGAGACTGGAACAGGCAGCCCTCTGCGTCAGACATACCCATTCACCCGCATCATGGAAGCACACCCAGAGGCTGCTCAGTCACCCCAGCCCAGGGGATTCTCCCCCGGGAGCCCAGCAAGCACAAGGCCAGTCCTCCAGTTGTGTTCCCAAAACCCCCCAAAATCCCTTCCCACATTGCTGTGAATACCCAAAGGGATACTGCTAACCCCACTACGGCCTCCAGTGCCCCTTCCTTGGGCTCATTGCCCAGGGACAGGCGTTTGTCGGACCCACAGAAGGTGAGAAATGATGCCTTACAAAAGCTGGGGCTCCTGAGAGACAATAATGAGTCCCAACCTGAGCATGTTACGCCACTGTGCACCCCCAAATCTCACTCCTCCTTGGAACTAACTTCAGCCCGTGTGGGAGTCAAAGCTCCACCTCATGGTAACCCAACAAGAAGCCAGCCCTCAACTACCTCCCAGGGACCCAGAGAATCTAACAGCAGGCCAGTAAAAAGTAGCAGCAGCTTCCTCCATCGCTCTAGTGAGGAGCAGCCCACCGCCCCCCTCTCACACCCGTCCAAACCCAGTGGGGTCAAAGCTGCCACCCTGGAGCTCTCAGGGGTGGGGCTTGGGAGCTACATGGCCGAACATGGGATACATCCTGATCCCCACTCcgccaccctggacagccagAGGGAGGGTGGACATTGCACCCCATCTGCTCTCAACAAAGCCTCAGAACAGGTGAAAACAACCCCCACTGCTCAGCCAGTGTCCCCCCACAAGACCCTGCACTGCCCAGGCTTCAGTGTGGTGATGATGCCCAGCATGGGAGAAGACAGACGAGAGGCACTTAGGAAGCTGGGGCTGCTGAAAGACTAG